From a single Okeanomitos corallinicola TIOX110 genomic region:
- a CDS encoding glycosyltransferase family 4 protein, which translates to MRIILVMQEPPLPFGSAPARWYYILLKTLVVRGYDVKAFATCSKIEDIPKVEAIFPAPEYNLRCYPSPTESGWKEKLQTLYRPYSRIFNPQLYQDLDIELKKDFDILHLEQLWCGWLGLKYINKALLNVHHLILIDQEHIKSETLHSYIQKQMMFSSERRLIQKYKYFRSCSPRLVDKIHKFNPNAKVETIPVGLDLNQYTYIPNEQRTTEPIISLIGNMSWYPGFSAAERLLTRLWPAIKQQVPNGQLQIVGWSAKSALSQYINLPDVTIEENVKNIQPYFERTSVFLYAPARGSGMKIKILEALAFGIPVVTTSEGSEGLPAEDGVHAAICDEDEGLISRTVKLLKNPELQNQQRLQGRKMLERHCNSQVTVDAIEKIYHNMLNI; encoded by the coding sequence ATGCGTATTATATTAGTGATGCAAGAACCCCCCTTACCTTTTGGTAGCGCACCTGCCAGATGGTACTATATTCTCCTAAAAACCTTAGTCGTCAGAGGTTATGATGTTAAAGCATTTGCAACGTGCAGCAAAATAGAAGATATTCCCAAAGTAGAAGCAATTTTTCCCGCACCAGAATATAATTTACGATGCTATCCTTCTCCAACAGAATCTGGATGGAAAGAAAAGTTACAAACCTTATATCGTCCATACTCACGAATTTTTAACCCACAACTATACCAAGATTTAGACATAGAATTAAAAAAAGACTTTGATATTCTACATTTAGAACAATTATGGTGTGGATGGTTAGGATTAAAATATATAAATAAAGCCCTACTGAATGTACATCATTTGATTTTAATTGACCAGGAACACATTAAATCAGAAACACTTCATAGTTATATCCAAAAACAAATGATGTTTTCTAGTGAACGACGTTTAATACAAAAGTATAAATATTTTCGCAGTTGTTCACCACGTTTAGTTGATAAAATTCACAAATTTAATCCTAATGCCAAGGTAGAAACAATTCCAGTTGGTTTAGACTTGAACCAATATACATATATTCCCAATGAGCAGAGAACAACAGAACCTATTATTAGTTTAATAGGTAATATGAGTTGGTATCCAGGATTTTCTGCAGCTGAAAGATTGCTAACTAGACTGTGGCCCGCAATAAAACAGCAAGTGCCTAATGGCCAATTACAAATTGTCGGTTGGTCTGCAAAATCAGCATTATCCCAATATATTAATCTACCAGATGTCACCATTGAAGAAAATGTAAAAAATATACAACCTTATTTTGAAAGAACCAGCGTTTTCCTTTACGCACCCGCTAGAGGCAGTGGTATGAAAATCAAAATATTAGAAGCACTTGCCTTTGGTATCCCAGTAGTAACAACAAGCGAAGGTTCTGAAGGGTTACCTGCTGAAGATGGTGTTCATGCAGCTATTTGTGATGAAGACGAAGGATTGATTTCCAGAACCGTGAAACTACTAAAAAACCCAGAATTACAAAATCAACAAAGATTGCAAGGAAGGAAAATGTTAGAAAGACACTGTAATTCTCAAGTTACAGTGGATGCCATCGAAAAAATCTATCATAATATGCTCAATATTTAG
- a CDS encoding GDP-mannose 4,6-dehydratase, producing the protein MNMNYSQSWVVTGAAGFLGSHVVEKLLNCGESVIGIDNFFSGSKEFIKPFLDNPNFIFYEMDIRDVNELTVLFQNHQPSIVVHLAAIHFIPAAVADPTLTVSLNVHGTQCVLTAARVAGVKNFWFASTGDVYKPSELPHQEDSIIEPFNIYGLTKLMGEQLLKLESKHQPSAKFVIGRLFNLYGVRETNPHIIPEIIQQIRQQPNKPLFLGNLWPLRDMVPVEEAASAVIESIQKAPIGITTVNIASGVAHSMEELIEIMGKILGKPIEVKIDPAKIRSVERSHLQADVSKLKKLIGWTPHSDVYRGLKNLLMIEDSTQENLIT; encoded by the coding sequence ATGAACATGAATTATTCTCAATCATGGGTAGTCACAGGTGCCGCAGGTTTTCTGGGTTCTCATGTAGTTGAAAAATTACTAAATTGTGGTGAATCAGTCATTGGTATTGATAACTTTTTTTCAGGTAGCAAAGAGTTTATCAAGCCTTTTTTAGACAATCCCAATTTTATATTTTATGAAATGGACATTAGAGATGTAAATGAGCTAACAGTCCTATTTCAAAATCATCAGCCTAGTATAGTAGTACATTTAGCAGCCATACATTTTATTCCAGCAGCAGTGGCCGACCCCACTCTAACAGTTAGCTTAAATGTCCACGGTACTCAATGTGTTTTAACTGCGGCTCGTGTTGCAGGAGTAAAAAACTTTTGGTTTGCCAGCACAGGTGATGTTTATAAACCATCTGAATTGCCTCATCAAGAAGATAGCATTATCGAACCATTTAACATCTATGGTTTAACTAAACTGATGGGTGAACAGTTACTTAAATTAGAATCTAAACATCAACCTTCAGCTAAATTTGTTATAGGTCGGTTGTTTAATCTTTATGGTGTTCGGGAAACGAACCCTCACATAATTCCTGAGATTATCCAGCAGATACGTCAGCAACCAAATAAACCTCTATTTTTAGGTAATCTTTGGCCGCTTCGAGATATGGTGCCAGTAGAAGAAGCTGCTAGTGCAGTAATTGAATCTATACAAAAAGCACCTATAGGAATAACAACTGTTAATATTGCATCTGGCGTAGCCCATTCCATGGAAGAATTAATTGAAATAATGGGTAAAATTCTTGGTAAACCTATAGAAGTAAAAATAGATCCTGCTAAAATTCGCTCAGTAGAAAGGAGTCATTTACAAGCTGATGTGAGTAAATTAAAAAAATTGATTGGCTGGACTCCTCATTCTGATGTATATCGAGGGTTAAAAAATTTATTAATGATTGAGGATAGTACACAAGAAAATCTTATCACCTGA
- a CDS encoding glycosyltransferase family 1 protein, translating to MKIAFNARLLNSPTLRGWNRYTINLLIELSSLDIELFLYSDSPLHESHLSKLPKDCYQVRISPPMRYILWEQYWLPKQCKEDQIDILHCPMNFGLPWSSPCPRVLTLHDAIDQIYYSQNIPWNQQLSLANLQNKFYHWVARHRADHIITVSQYSKQDIVKHLQIPEDKITVIYEAADDKFHNEITSEKRVQVRNKYQLQVPYIFYIGGWEKRKNIPFLIKAFAEANLDGIELVLAGGKDEQREPLLKLAESLGIANRLRLLGWVDDEDLPALYGEALCFVYPSEYEGFGLQLCEAMGVGCPVLAARSSCLPEVLGDGGETFSLDETNELTNCLRRLFNDQSYYNDLVNKSKQRSCKFNWQLTAQTTINVYQQLI from the coding sequence ATGAAAATTGCCTTCAACGCTAGACTCTTAAACTCTCCAACTCTCAGAGGATGGAATCGCTATACAATTAATCTTTTAATAGAATTGTCCTCATTAGACATAGAGCTTTTTCTCTACTCTGATAGTCCATTACATGAAAGTCATCTATCAAAACTACCAAAAGACTGTTACCAAGTCCGTATCTCTCCCCCCATGCGTTATATTTTATGGGAGCAATATTGGCTACCAAAACAGTGTAAAGAAGATCAAATAGACATCCTCCATTGTCCCATGAATTTTGGTTTACCTTGGTCTAGTCCTTGTCCGCGTGTGTTAACTTTACATGATGCCATAGACCAAATTTATTACTCTCAAAATATACCTTGGAATCAACAGTTAAGTCTCGCTAATCTGCAAAACAAATTTTATCATTGGGTGGCTAGACATAGAGCAGATCATATTATTACTGTTAGCCAATATTCAAAACAAGATATTGTCAAACATCTACAAATTCCAGAAGATAAAATAACAGTTATTTATGAAGCTGCCGATGACAAATTTCATAACGAAATAACTTCAGAAAAACGAGTCCAAGTCAGAAATAAATATCAACTACAAGTTCCTTATATTTTTTACATTGGAGGTTGGGAAAAACGTAAAAATATCCCATTTTTGATTAAAGCTTTTGCAGAGGCTAACTTAGATGGTATAGAATTAGTCTTAGCTGGTGGCAAAGATGAACAACGTGAACCACTTTTAAAATTGGCAGAATCATTAGGTATTGCAAATCGTTTAAGGTTATTAGGTTGGGTAGATGACGAAGACTTACCAGCACTATATGGTGAAGCTCTTTGTTTTGTTTACCCTAGTGAATATGAAGGTTTTGGTTTACAATTATGTGAAGCTATGGGGGTAGGGTGTCCAGTTTTAGCAGCTAGAAGTAGTTGTTTACCAGAGGTTTTAGGTGATGGGGGTGAAACTTTTTCACTTGATGAAACTAACGAATTAACTAATTGTTTACGTCGCTTATTTAATGATCAATCTTATTACAATGATTTAGTAAATAAATCTAAACAACGGAGTTGTAAATTCAATTGGCAATTAACTGCTCAAACAACTATTAATGTTTACCAGCAATTAATATAA
- a CDS encoding methyltransferase domain-containing protein, with product METNLVYLNYWQRKDLLKSGVPKFPVLRWWSTSELCEVEKVIFSKFKDRDTLLDVGAGDLKIMEKFQKAGYSGQYHTQDIGEEFSYNYQNLDVIDHQYDAILCLDVIEHLQLPEGLALIHKMVNLLSPNGVLILQTPNARCVRSPLISDMTHLHCYNLPDLWTYLTSMGLKVEGYRVAFERENTNLIQRGLELINKYIITRILGLDYADNIVIVAYKSKIIQ from the coding sequence ATGGAAACCAACCTAGTTTACTTGAATTACTGGCAAAGAAAAGATCTATTAAAATCAGGAGTCCCAAAATTTCCTGTATTGAGATGGTGGTCTACGTCGGAACTGTGCGAAGTTGAAAAAGTAATTTTTAGTAAATTCAAAGATCGAGATACTCTGCTTGATGTAGGTGCTGGTGATCTCAAAATCATGGAGAAGTTTCAAAAAGCAGGTTATTCAGGACAATACCACACACAAGATATAGGTGAAGAATTTTCATATAATTATCAAAACTTAGATGTCATTGATCATCAATATGATGCTATTTTATGTCTAGATGTCATTGAACATTTACAACTACCAGAAGGTTTAGCTTTGATTCATAAAATGGTCAATCTTTTATCACCAAATGGTGTGTTAATTTTACAAACTCCTAATGCTCGGTGTGTGAGAAGTCCCTTAATTTCAGATATGACCCATTTGCATTGTTATAACTTACCTGATTTATGGACTTACCTAACTTCTATGGGTTTAAAAGTAGAAGGATACAGAGTAGCTTTTGAACGAGAAAATACCAACCTGATTCAGCGTGGGTTAGAATTAATCAATAAATATATAATTACTCGAATTTTAGGTCTAGACTACGCAGATAATATAGTTATCGTCGCCTATAAATCAAAAATTATTCAATAA
- a CDS encoding acyltransferase, with product MVYRLIRKALNVNWLSQLQLNSCARKSGIFACRGRIQLSLCSNTIINAGKKVCYVGIPLLGKSTPINDTTVIVAGSNAILTLNECTIGRGVKLGVGNSAYLSIGSNSYITDSSRIAAQNSITIGKNCAISFGVTIIDDDGHGFGLPPYSAPIVIEDNVWVGCNVTILKGVTIGEGSVVAAGAVVTKSCPPHSLIGGVPAKVIKQGVNWTDKSKLEQSLM from the coding sequence ATGGTATATCGTTTGATTCGTAAAGCCTTAAATGTTAACTGGCTTTCCCAATTGCAACTCAACAGTTGTGCCAGAAAATCTGGTATATTTGCCTGTCGGGGTAGGATTCAACTTAGTCTATGTTCAAATACTATTATTAATGCAGGTAAAAAAGTTTGTTATGTTGGCATTCCGTTATTAGGAAAATCAACACCAATAAATGATACAACAGTAATTGTCGCTGGCTCTAATGCCATATTAACTTTAAATGAATGTACTATAGGCAGGGGTGTAAAATTGGGTGTTGGAAATTCTGCATATCTGAGTATAGGAAGTAATTCTTATATTACTGACAGCAGTAGAATAGCTGCTCAAAACTCAATTACTATTGGCAAAAACTGTGCTATATCCTTTGGAGTCACAATTATTGATGATGATGGCCATGGATTTGGTTTACCTCCTTATTCAGCCCCAATAGTGATTGAAGATAATGTCTGGGTTGGTTGTAATGTAACTATTTTAAAAGGCGTGACAATTGGTGAAGGTTCAGTTGTAGCCGCCGGTGCAGTTGTAACCAAATCTTGTCCACCTCATTCTTTGATAGGAGGAGTGCCAGCCAAAGTAATTAAACAAGGAGTAAATTGGACTGATAAATCTAAACTTGAGCAATCGTTAATGTAA